The nucleotide window GGCCCAGTATTGGATACCATCGAACAAGTTGAAAAGGTTTTGATCGAAGAGGTTAATTCTGCAAATGACAATCCTATTGTAGATGTAAAAAACAAACAGGTTTATCACGGCGGTAACTTCCATGGAGATTACGTTTCATTAGAAATGGATAAATTGAAATTAGTTATTACCAAATTGAGTATGCTCTCTGAGCGCCAACTAAATTATTTGCTTAATTCTAAGTTGAACGAAATTCTTCCACCATTTGTTAATCTTGGGACTTTAGGATTGAACTTCGGCCTACAGGGGGCACAATTCACTGCAACCTCAACAACAGCGGAAAATCAGATGCTTTCTAATTCGATGTACGTTCATAGCATCCCTAACAATAATGATAATCAAGATGTGGTCAGTATGGGAACAAATGCAGCTTTAATAACAAAAAAAGTTATAGAGAATGCATTTGAAGTATTAGCCATAGAGTTAATAACTATAATTCAAGCTATAGATGCTTTGGAAATTATAGAAAAGACTAGCACAGAGACAAAAATAATGTACAATGAGGTTCGAAAATTAGTTCCGAAATTAGTTGAAGACCAAGTGTTATATCCCTACATACATAAATTAAAAGAGCATATTTCAGAAATTGACAATGGAAGGTAATCTAACTAAATACGCTTTGGTAACTGGCGCCTCTAGAGGCATTGGTAGGGCCATTGCAATTCAATTGGCAAGGGATACAGACTATGGCATTTTAATTAATTACAGTTCTAACAAAGATGCCGCTCTTGAAACCTTAAGAATTATAAATGATTTGGGAAATGATGCAGAATTAATACCATTTGATGTTGCAGATTTAGATGCGTCCAAAAATGCTATAACTAATTGGCAAAATACCAATGAAAAAGCAACTATTGAAGTTTTAGTAAACAATGCCGGAGTTAAAGCGGATCAATTAATGTTATGGATGGAGGTTTCTGAATGGAATAGAGTAATAGACACTAACCTTCATGGCTTTTTCAACGTAACAAAGCCTATTTTAGAAAAGATGCTTCTAAATCGATATGGACGCATCATAAATGTTGTTTCGCTATCAGGTCTAAAAGGAAATTCTGGACAAACGAATTATTCTGCGGCCAAGGGAGCTATCATTGCGGCCACTAAATCACTTTCACAGGAAGTTGGAAAACGCAACATCACAGTGAATGCAGTTGCTCCTGGTTTTATTACAACAGACATGACAGAAGGTTTGAATGAGAACGATTTAAAAAAATTAATTCCCTTAAATCGTTTCGGCAAGCCTGAAGAAGTGGCTTATTTAGTAAGCTTTCTCGCCTCCCCTAAGGCTAGTTATATTACAGGGGAAGTGATAAATATTAATGGCGGTATTTACTCCTAAGATTACATTTCTGTATTAATATTTAATTTACTTTATTGCGTTCTATTAAACCGTTTAAATTATTATCAAGTTAGATGGAAGTGGAGTGGGATGGAAAATCAAGAGGAACCGTACTCGGTTTCAAGATTTTTATCTTTTTTATCAAACATTTCGGTATTAATGCAGCCTATTTATTGATGCATCTTCCCGTCCCATATTTCTGTCTTTTTTCAGGCAAGAATGTTAGGGGCTTATATTATTATTTCCGTAAAAGGCATAAATATTCAATGCTTAAAACTTGTTACGGCATATACAAGTGTTATTTTGAATTTGGAAAAACATTGATAGACAAGGTTGCAATATCGTCTGGCCTTCGCAGTAATTATACCTTTCAATTCGAAGGACACGAAAATATAATTGAAGTACTAAAAGAGCATAAGGGTGGAATTCTCATAAGTGCCCATGTTGGAAACTTTGAGTTGGCCCAACATTTTTTTAAGGAACAAATTGCTGATTCCCCAATAAGTATTGTAATAACAGACCAAGACCACCAGGAGATAAAGGATTATTTAGAGCCGTATCTTCAACGAAAAACTGCTAACCTGATAGTTGTTAAAGAAGATATGTCTCACATCTTTGAAATAAATGCAGCCCTGGGGAAAAATAGAATTGTTTGTATTGCAGGAGACCGATTTATGCCAGGCGGTAAATTTTTCGAAAGTGAGTTATTAGCCAAGAAAGCAAAATTTCCGTCTGGACCTTTTATCCTGGCGGAAAAATTAAGAATACCGGTTCTTTTTGTATATGTAATGCGCGAACGAAATAAACATTACCACCTATATGCCCAAAAAGTTGATTCAAATTCCAAATCAGCCGAGGAACTTTTAGATATCTTTACAACGCATCTCCAAAAAATGATAAATAAATACCCTTATCAATGGTTTAATTTTTATGATTTTTGGGAAGACAGAAATTAAAATTACATGTCGATATTCAAATTTCCGATTGAAGATTTGGAAAAAATTAAGCTTTTGATTCCTCATAGAGAGCCAATGATTTTAATTAGTTCCATTCTTTCCGCTTCCGAAAATGAAGTAGTTAGTTCCCTTCTTATTAAAGAGAATAGTGTTTTTCTTGACAAGGATTTGTTTTCTGAGGCTGGCATAATTGAAAATATGGCCCAAACAGCTGCATGTCTAGAAGGATTGAAAAAGAATTCCGTAACCTCTCCTACTATTGGCTATTTGGTATCTGTAAACAATTTAAAAATAATCAGTCTTCCCAAAACGAAGTATACAATTAACACAATGGCTGAACGAACATTTTCCTTTAATGGTTTATCGAAATTTAAAATTGACGTTATGCATAATGGCCAATTAATTGCCCAATCTGAATTAACCACAGCAATTGAGGATTTAAATAGGTGAATGATTTATTCGAAATAGAAAAAATTAGAGTTCAGTTCAATGAAACTGATGCTTTAGGAATTGTATGGCATGGTAATTATTTAAAATATTTTGAAGCAGCACGTGAAGCATTTGGTCGTAAATATAATATGGGCTACAATACTGCCAAAAAGAACGGTTTTGCCACGCCAATAGTAAAAAGTAACGTTGAACATAAACTCCCCTTATATTTTGATGAAGTATTTTCCGTTCGCGCTATTTATATTCCTGAATCTGCCGCCAAATTAAAATTTCGTTATGAAATCAGAAACGAACAAAATCAATTGGTTTGTATAGGGCAAACTACTCAAGTTTTTACAGATTTAAGTTCAGGAGAACTTTCATTAGTAAATCCAGAATTTTATGATCAATGGAAACTAAGGTATAATGTTTAGCATGAAAGCGGTATTCCTATCATATAATAACATCATTAGTCCACTAGGATTCACCAGCGAAGAAGTTGTAAATGCAATTGAAAAAAACGAAACAGGGTTAAAGGAACATAAAAGATTTAACAATTTGAAGTTTCCAATTACCTCAGCAATAATTTCAAATTCTAAACTTAATGATCAATTTCAGGGTTATTTCAATCCAAGGAATTTTACAAAATTGGAGAAAGCCATGGTGCTTTCAGTTAAATCTGTCCTAGACCAATCTAATATTGAAATCACTGATCGTCTTGGCTTAATTATCTCTACAACTAAGGGCAATATAGATGTTTTAGATAACACATCTTCATTTTCTGAAGAGCGGGTTTATCTTTGGAAATTAGGGGAAATAATTACCGAACAGCTAGCCCTCAAAAATGAACCTATTATACTATCAAATGCATGTATTTCTGGCCTAGCTTCCCTTTTGGCAGCCAAAAGGTTAATCGAAAATTCCGTTTATGATGATATTATAGTTGTTGCCGGCGATTTGGTAACACCTTTTGTTTTAACAGGTTTTAATTCCTTCCAAGCCCTTGCTCCAAATATATGCAAGCCATATTCACAAGACCGTTGTGGTATAAATTTAGGAGAGGCAGCTTGTGCAGCATTAGTAACTTCAAAAACATCTAATCTTACTAATGAAGCATTAGAAATTATTTCGGGCGCATCTTTAAATGATGCAAACCATATTTCTGGTCCATCTCGAACAGGTGAAGGATTGTACCGATCAGTTAAGAGTGCTTTAAAAACTGCAAATGAATCGATAGGCCCTATTGATTATATCTCTGCCCATGGAACAGCAACTGAGTTTAATGATGAGATGGAAGCAATTGCCTTTAACAGATTAGGTTTACAAAAGGTCCCGCTTAACAGTTTAAAGGGTTATTTTGGACATACTTTAGGTGCTTCGGGACTTTTGGAGACGATTGTTGGGATGCATTCTCTCAACAGAAATATGCTGTATGAAACCCATGGATTTAGCTCAATTGGGTTATCCAAGTCTTTAAATGTTATTTCTGAAACCAAAAAAGAAAAATTAACAACCATGCTGAAAACCTCTTCAGGTTTCGGTGGCTGTAATGCAGCCGTTATATTTAAAAAATACAATACCTAATTTATGCCAGATGCAAAACATAAGGCTATCGACGCCATCCAAAGGGCACATCAAATTGCATTTGCACCCTTTATTTTTCAAACAGTTATTTCTTTAAGGAAACTAGAAATTCTTGATTTAATTTTTGAACATGAGTCAGAAGGAGGCATAACAATAAAAAGTCTCAGTGAAAAATCAGAAGTTGATCTTTATGGTTTGGGTGTACTTCTAGAATTGGCTGAAACGATGGAAATCGTCCTAAAAAATGAGGAAGGCAAATTTCAACTTAGCAAAATTGGTTATTTCTTGAACTTCAACGAATCTATAATAGCCAATTTAAATTTTGCAAATGATGTTTGTTACAAAGGGCTATACCATCTGCCAGAATCAGTTTCCAAAGGAACTCCGGAGGGTTTAAAGGAATTAGGTAATTACCAATCTATATACCAAGGCCTTCCAACATTACCCCATAATGCGAGAAATTCATGGTTTCGTTTTGACCATTTTTATTCTGATGAAATTTTTGATGAGGCCTTAGAAAAAGTATATAGGAATTGCCCAAAAGACCTATTTGATGTTGGCGCTAATACGGGGCGTTTTGCGTTAAAAGTGTTACAAAAATATCCGGAAACTAACCTATCTTTAATTGACTTACCTGGACAACTTGAGGCAGCCAAAAAAAATCTCGAACAGCATGGATTATTCGATAAGGTAAATTTTATCGAAATTGATTGGTTGGGTGAGAATCCAAAATTGACCAAAAACGCTGATGCAATTTGGATGAGTCAATTTTTAGATTGTTTTTCGGAATCCGAAATTATTTCAATATTGAAAGTCTGTAGTAACCATCTCAATTCTGAAGGTCAACTTTTTATTGTGGAAACTCTTACCGATCGCCAACGGTTTCCATCGGCCAAAATGGCTTTAGAAGCAACCTCACTATACTTTACGGCATTAGCAAACGGAAACAGCAAAATGTACTCTTCCGAAGTTTTAAAAAAATTAGTGGAGAAATCAGGGTTGGAGGTTGTTGAAGACTTACCCCTAGGTGATTTCCATACAATGTTTGTTTGCCAATTAAAAAAATAACTCTGTTGAAATATTTTATTGAAACATATTGTTACCTAAGAAACGGCAAAATATTTTGTAATGGTGAAGAATTATTTGCATCAAAGAGCTCTGACTTTTTAACTTTTATTAAGGAAGCATATTACCATTTTAATACCGCCTATCCTCGGTTTTTCAAAATGGATTCTTTGAGTAAACTCGCGTTCTTAAGTTCAGAACTTGTTTTAAAGGATCAAAAAACCACACAAATTGATCTGGTATTCTGCAATAGTGCGGCAAGTTTACAAATAGATCGAAAACATGCTTCAACCATTAAAGAATCTAATTATGAATATGCAAATCCTTCCGTTTTTGTTTATACACTTCCTAATATTTGTTTAGGTGAAATAAGTATTAGAAATTCATTTCTCACAGAAAATGTCTTCTTCATTCAAAAAGCCTTTGATCCGTCTAAAATTCATCCGTATACCGAAAGTTTATTGAGCAGAGCAGAATCTGACAAAGTTTTATGTGGATGGGTGGAAATTGATGGTGATAATTATGAATCTCTTTTATATTTAGTTTCTAAAGAAGGCATTATATTGCATACCCCAAACGAAATTAAACAGATTTATGAGCACGCTGCAAGAAGAACTGAAGTATAAGATTATTGATCAACTGAATTTAGAAGACCTGTCTGTTGAAGATATAGACAATAACGACGCCCTTTTTGGCGATGGTCTTGGATTAGATTCTATTGATGCTTTGGAATTAATTGTGATGTTAGACAAGGATTATGGTATAAAAATAACGGATCCTAAGAAAGGCAAGGAAATTTTTTCCTCAATTAATGTTTTAGCAGAATTCATTGAGCAAAACAGACAAAAATAGCCCTGACATAAAAGTTGGTATTATTGGTTTGGGAATTATTTCCGCCATCGGAAATTCAGTTGGCGAGAATACTAAATCACTTTTTAATTTAACTACAGGCATAGGAAAAATCTCCCACTTAAATTCCAAGCATTCAAAAACATTCCCTGCTGGAGAAATTAATCTAAGTAACGAACAGTTAATTGAAAAACTTAATCTTCCTAAGGAAAATAATTATAGCCGCACAGCTCTTTTAGGTTTGCATGCTGCCAAAGAGGCCATAATAAATGCTGATTTATCTGCGGATGAACTTACGGAAACTGCCCTAATTTCTTCCACCACGGTCGGAGGAATGGATATGACAGAAAAATATCTGAAGCGGTTTTCAACCGACAATAGTGTTCAAAATTATTTATTAAGCCATAAGGCCGCAGACAGCACCAATAAAATAGCTAAGGAATTGGGAATAATGGGTTTTTCTACAACAATAAGTACGGCTTGTTCATCTTCTGCCAATGCCGTTATGCTGGGAGCCAAATTAATTAAGAGCGGAAAGGTTAAACGGGCTATAGTAGGTGGAACCGATGCTCTTTCAAAGTTTACAATTAATGGGTTTAACAGTTTAAAAATCCTGTCTGAAGAGCCATGTGCCCCTTTCGATGATAATAGAAAAGGACTCAATTTAGGAGAAGGGGCTGCTTATTTAGTACTGGAAGCAACAACCAAAGACCACCTTTCGGACAGACAATTACTTGGATATGTTAGTGGTTACGGAAATGCCAATGATGCTTACCATCAAACTGCTTCTTCAGAAAATGGTGACGGGGCATATTTGGCAATGAGAGCCGCTTTAAAAGAAGCCCAATTAAAGGCCACAGACATCGATTACGTAAACGCACATGGAACCGCAACACAGAATAATGATTTGTCCGAAAGTATAGCATTATTAAGACTCTTCGACAAAAATGTGCCTAATTTCAGTTCTACTAAATCCCTTACTGGCCATACGCTTGCTGCAGCTGGAGCAATAGAGGCGGTTTTCTGTATCCTCGCTCTCAATAAGCAAATAGCCCCTGGAAATCTTAATTTTTTACATCCAATCACAGAAACAAAACTAAATCCGATAGTGAAAGGCATTCCTGCATCTATCACGAATATTCTTTCAAACTCATTTGGTTTCGGCGGAAATTGCACATCTTTAATATTTTCTAAGGCATGAAAGCACTTTATATAAAAAATGCTTTTGCAATTTCGCCACAAGCCACCACTTCCGATAGACTTGAAAGATTGGAAGTTTTAAATGGTGATTTCATACATGCACAACCAATAAATTATAAGGAATTGATTCCCCCAATGTCTTTAAGGCGGATGTCAACCTCGGTTAAAATTGGTTTGGGTTGCAGTCTAAATGTTTTAAAAGACAGTGATTGTAGTATGCCGGATGCAATTATTTCCTCCACAGGAATGGGCTGTTTAGAGGACACTGAGAAATTTTTAAATAACATACTTGAACAACATGAAGAATTACTAACTCCAACATCCTTCATTCAATCAACCCACAATACCATCAGTGCCCAAATTGCCCTACACTTAAAATGTAAAGCATATAACAATACTTTTTCACATGCATCAATATCTTTTGAATCTGCATTAATCGACAGCCAATTATTTGTGGAAGAAAATTCCAATTCAAATGTACTTGTTGGTGGTGTTGATGAAATCGGTTCAGAATTAATACCACTTACCAAGGAATTAGAACAAGACATACAAATACCATTTTCTGAAGGGGGAGCATTTTTCTTGTTAACAGATAATACTCCGGAGAATTTACCCTGCATTAAGGACGTGATTACTTATAACAGTTTAAGTGAGATACAATTAAAAAAATGTACAGAGAAATTCTTAGAGTTAAATGGTCTTAACCCAAGTTCTATTGATTTATTAATTTTAGGTTCAAACGGAGATAATTTTGATGTCTATTATAGCCAAATGAAACATTTATTCCCGGAAAATTTAATGGCTTTGAATTATAAAAATTATTTCGGAGAGCATTTTTCGGCAAGTGCTTTGGCAACATTTTTAGGCTATTTAATTTTAAAAAATCAAAAAATGCCCGGTAGGTCTTTACCCAAACCTATTAAGAATATCTTGATATACAATCAATTTAAAGGTAAGGATCATGGATTTATTTTAATGTCGATATGAATTTGATTCTTGTCTTTTTATTGGTTCCAAAAATATGGTGGTG belongs to Aegicerativicinus sediminis and includes:
- the fabG gene encoding 3-oxoacyl-ACP reductase FabG, producing MEGNLTKYALVTGASRGIGRAIAIQLARDTDYGILINYSSNKDAALETLRIINDLGNDAELIPFDVADLDASKNAITNWQNTNEKATIEVLVNNAGVKADQLMLWMEVSEWNRVIDTNLHGFFNVTKPILEKMLLNRYGRIINVVSLSGLKGNSGQTNYSAAKGAIIAATKSLSQEVGKRNITVNAVAPGFITTDMTEGLNENDLKKLIPLNRFGKPEEVAYLVSFLASPKASYITGEVININGGIYS
- a CDS encoding lysophospholipid acyltransferase family protein, producing MEVEWDGKSRGTVLGFKIFIFFIKHFGINAAYLLMHLPVPYFCLFSGKNVRGLYYYFRKRHKYSMLKTCYGIYKCYFEFGKTLIDKVAISSGLRSNYTFQFEGHENIIEVLKEHKGGILISAHVGNFELAQHFFKEQIADSPISIVITDQDHQEIKDYLEPYLQRKTANLIVVKEDMSHIFEINAALGKNRIVCIAGDRFMPGGKFFESELLAKKAKFPSGPFILAEKLRIPVLFVYVMRERNKHYHLYAQKVDSNSKSAEELLDIFTTHLQKMINKYPYQWFNFYDFWEDRN
- a CDS encoding acyl-CoA thioesterase; this translates as MNDLFEIEKIRVQFNETDALGIVWHGNYLKYFEAAREAFGRKYNMGYNTAKKNGFATPIVKSNVEHKLPLYFDEVFSVRAIYIPESAAKLKFRYEIRNEQNQLVCIGQTTQVFTDLSSGELSLVNPEFYDQWKLRYNV
- a CDS encoding beta-ketoacyl-[acyl-carrier-protein] synthase family protein, with protein sequence MKAVFLSYNNIISPLGFTSEEVVNAIEKNETGLKEHKRFNNLKFPITSAIISNSKLNDQFQGYFNPRNFTKLEKAMVLSVKSVLDQSNIEITDRLGLIISTTKGNIDVLDNTSSFSEERVYLWKLGEIITEQLALKNEPIILSNACISGLASLLAAKRLIENSVYDDIIVVAGDLVTPFVLTGFNSFQALAPNICKPYSQDRCGINLGEAACAALVTSKTSNLTNEALEIISGASLNDANHISGPSRTGEGLYRSVKSALKTANESIGPIDYISAHGTATEFNDEMEAIAFNRLGLQKVPLNSLKGYFGHTLGASGLLETIVGMHSLNRNMLYETHGFSSIGLSKSLNVISETKKEKLTTMLKTSSGFGGCNAAVIFKKYNT
- a CDS encoding methyltransferase: MPDAKHKAIDAIQRAHQIAFAPFIFQTVISLRKLEILDLIFEHESEGGITIKSLSEKSEVDLYGLGVLLELAETMEIVLKNEEGKFQLSKIGYFLNFNESIIANLNFANDVCYKGLYHLPESVSKGTPEGLKELGNYQSIYQGLPTLPHNARNSWFRFDHFYSDEIFDEALEKVYRNCPKDLFDVGANTGRFALKVLQKYPETNLSLIDLPGQLEAAKKNLEQHGLFDKVNFIEIDWLGENPKLTKNADAIWMSQFLDCFSESEIISILKVCSNHLNSEGQLFIVETLTDRQRFPSAKMALEATSLYFTALANGNSKMYSSEVLKKLVEKSGLEVVEDLPLGDFHTMFVCQLKK
- a CDS encoding 3-oxoacyl-ACP synthase, with the translated sequence MSKLAFLSSELVLKDQKTTQIDLVFCNSAASLQIDRKHASTIKESNYEYANPSVFVYTLPNICLGEISIRNSFLTENVFFIQKAFDPSKIHPYTESLLSRAESDKVLCGWVEIDGDNYESLLYLVSKEGIILHTPNEIKQIYEHAARRTEV
- a CDS encoding phosphopantetheine-binding protein — translated: MSTLQEELKYKIIDQLNLEDLSVEDIDNNDALFGDGLGLDSIDALELIVMLDKDYGIKITDPKKGKEIFSSINVLAEFIEQNRQK
- a CDS encoding beta-ketoacyl-[acyl-carrier-protein] synthase family protein, which produces MSKTDKNSPDIKVGIIGLGIISAIGNSVGENTKSLFNLTTGIGKISHLNSKHSKTFPAGEINLSNEQLIEKLNLPKENNYSRTALLGLHAAKEAIINADLSADELTETALISSTTVGGMDMTEKYLKRFSTDNSVQNYLLSHKAADSTNKIAKELGIMGFSTTISTACSSSANAVMLGAKLIKSGKVKRAIVGGTDALSKFTINGFNSLKILSEEPCAPFDDNRKGLNLGEGAAYLVLEATTKDHLSDRQLLGYVSGYGNANDAYHQTASSENGDGAYLAMRAALKEAQLKATDIDYVNAHGTATQNNDLSESIALLRLFDKNVPNFSSTKSLTGHTLAAAGAIEAVFCILALNKQIAPGNLNFLHPITETKLNPIVKGIPASITNILSNSFGFGGNCTSLIFSKA
- a CDS encoding beta-ketoacyl synthase chain length factor, whose translation is MKALYIKNAFAISPQATTSDRLERLEVLNGDFIHAQPINYKELIPPMSLRRMSTSVKIGLGCSLNVLKDSDCSMPDAIISSTGMGCLEDTEKFLNNILEQHEELLTPTSFIQSTHNTISAQIALHLKCKAYNNTFSHASISFESALIDSQLFVEENSNSNVLVGGVDEIGSELIPLTKELEQDIQIPFSEGGAFFLLTDNTPENLPCIKDVITYNSLSEIQLKKCTEKFLELNGLNPSSIDLLILGSNGDNFDVYYSQMKHLFPENLMALNYKNYFGEHFSASALATFLGYLILKNQKMPGRSLPKPIKNILIYNQFKGKDHGFILMSI